One part of the Spiribacter salinus M19-40 genome encodes these proteins:
- a CDS encoding RNA pyrophosphohydrolase, with protein MIDAQGFRPNVGIVLANGAGQVFWARRIGQDAWQFPQGGIQRDESPEAALYRELHEEVGLSPAHVTVLGSTRGWLRYRLPSHLIRRRQRPTCIGQKQVWFLLRLETEEAAVQLDATSEPEFDDWSWVSYWHPLEQVVSFKRGVYERALEQLAPLLFPDGAPTRPTDSGPGQPPVFQQQPQRG; from the coding sequence GTGATTGACGCGCAAGGATTTCGCCCCAATGTCGGCATTGTGCTGGCGAATGGTGCGGGCCAGGTCTTCTGGGCGCGTCGCATCGGACAGGACGCCTGGCAGTTCCCGCAGGGCGGGATTCAGCGCGATGAAAGCCCGGAGGCGGCACTCTATCGGGAGCTGCACGAGGAGGTGGGCCTCTCGCCCGCGCACGTGACCGTGCTGGGCTCCACGCGCGGGTGGTTGCGGTATCGGCTGCCAAGCCATTTGATTCGGCGCCGGCAGCGGCCCACCTGCATCGGCCAGAAGCAGGTGTGGTTCTTGCTGCGACTGGAGACCGAAGAGGCCGCCGTTCAGCTCGATGCCACCAGCGAGCCGGAGTTTGATGACTGGTCCTGGGTGTCTTACTGGCACCCGCTGGAGCAGGTGGTGTCGTTTAAGCGCGGCGTCTACGAGCGCGCGCTTGAGCAGTTGGCGCCATTGCTCTTTCCCGATGGCGCGCCAACCCGCCCAACGGATTCCGGGCCCGGACAGCCGCCGGTTTTCCAGCAGCAGCCGCAGCGGGGCTGA
- a CDS encoding HAD family hydrolase, whose translation MTVQLAIFDLDNTLLGGDSDYLWGQHLMDKGAVSRERFEVENQRFMEQYEAGELDIDTFLAFALAPLAQTPKDTLLAWRREFIDTHIRPRVLPAAQALVDDHRARGHGLMIITATNRFVTEPIAELFNIPILLATEPEIHNSAFTGRHQGTPTFREGKITALQHWLDAEGAMMEAMHFYSDSRNDLPLLEHVDHPVAVDPDPTLEAAARARGWPVLTLRSGEVPQALP comes from the coding sequence ATGACCGTGCAGCTGGCGATTTTCGACCTCGATAACACCCTCCTTGGCGGCGACAGCGACTACCTGTGGGGCCAGCATTTAATGGACAAGGGCGCCGTGTCTCGCGAGCGCTTCGAGGTAGAAAACCAGCGCTTCATGGAACAGTACGAGGCCGGCGAGCTGGATATCGACACGTTCCTGGCCTTTGCCCTGGCGCCCCTGGCGCAAACCCCGAAAGACACCCTGCTGGCCTGGCGGCGCGAGTTCATCGACACCCATATCCGCCCCCGTGTCCTGCCGGCCGCCCAGGCACTGGTGGATGACCACCGGGCGCGCGGCCATGGCCTGATGATCATCACCGCCACCAACCGGTTTGTGACCGAGCCGATTGCCGAGCTGTTCAACATCCCGATCCTGCTGGCCACCGAACCCGAAATACACAACAGCGCATTCACGGGCCGCCATCAGGGCACGCCCACGTTCCGCGAGGGCAAGATCACCGCACTCCAGCACTGGCTGGATGCCGAGGGCGCGATGATGGAGGCAATGCACTTTTACAGTGACTCGCGCAATGACCTGCCACTGCTGGAACATGTCGACCACCCGGTCGCCGTCGATCCCGACCCAACACTTGAGGCCGCAGCCCGGGCGCGGGGATGGCCGGTGCTGACATTGCGCTCAGGCGAGGTACCGCAGGCTCTACCCTAG
- a CDS encoding copper chaperone PCu(A)C, with protein sequence MPNRLVVTLLALLMATGMATAKAEITVEGVWSRATAPGLDRGAVYFELENTGRRGDQLIGVSTPRAPRAELHQTIEEGGNSRMVHTPEVRVPAEGEVVFEPGGRHVMLMGLTESLREGETFELTLELEHNGPVTLTVNVLPPTAMGADD encoded by the coding sequence ATGCCCAACCGACTCGTCGTCACCCTGCTCGCCCTACTCATGGCCACCGGCATGGCAACCGCCAAGGCCGAGATCACCGTTGAGGGCGTCTGGTCGCGCGCCACCGCCCCCGGGCTCGATCGCGGCGCGGTTTACTTTGAGCTTGAGAACACGGGCCGTCGCGGTGATCAGCTGATTGGCGTTTCAACGCCGCGGGCCCCGCGGGCGGAGCTGCATCAAACGATTGAAGAGGGCGGTAACAGCCGCATGGTGCACACCCCCGAGGTGCGAGTGCCGGCTGAGGGCGAGGTGGTTTTCGAGCCTGGCGGGCGGCACGTCATGCTCATGGGGCTGACCGAATCCCTGCGGGAGGGCGAGACCTTCGAGCTGACCCTTGAGCTCGAGCACAACGGCCCCGTCACCCTGACGGTGAATGTGCTGCCACCCACGGCCATGGGGGCCGACGACTAG
- the hemN gene encoding oxygen-independent coproporphyrinogen III oxidase has product MADRLPLERDLLRRYDVTGPRYTSYPTAAQFTEAFDAERYRQQVAWSNEDPMPRPLSLYVHVPFCRTVCFYCACNKVITANYRRAEQYLERLIDELDLQAALFDDDRPVEQLHLGGGTPTYFTDDDLARLITAINDRFPLAAPADREFSIEVDPRTVDRARIAQLAELGFNRLSLGVQDFDADVQKAINRIQGVQDTADVVAEARAQGFHSVNLDLMYGLPLQTPERLSRTLDAVLDIRPDRIALYNYAHMPEMFRIQRQIRDGSLPAAEEKLTLLIEAMQRLAGAGYRYIGMDHFALPGDELAQAAEDGTLHRNFQGYATRPDLDLIGLGASSIGQIGDAYSQNRRDPESHATAVSAGELPVWRGVELTADDRLRRDVIQSVMCQGTIDFEAVGERHGIVFNQYFGDALEALTPLVDDGLVTIGERSLQVTDRGQFFLRNVAMPFDAYLAEASNARRFSRVI; this is encoded by the coding sequence ATGGCCGACAGACTACCCCTGGAGCGTGACCTGCTACGACGCTACGACGTCACCGGTCCACGCTACACCTCTTACCCAACGGCCGCGCAGTTTACCGAGGCCTTCGATGCCGAGCGATACCGCCAGCAGGTGGCCTGGAGCAACGAAGACCCGATGCCGCGGCCGCTGTCGCTGTATGTCCACGTGCCGTTTTGCCGGACCGTGTGCTTTTACTGCGCCTGCAACAAGGTCATTACCGCCAACTATCGGCGTGCCGAGCAATATCTCGAGCGGCTGATCGACGAGCTCGACCTCCAGGCCGCGCTTTTCGATGACGACCGGCCCGTCGAGCAGCTGCACCTGGGCGGTGGCACCCCCACGTACTTTACCGATGACGATTTGGCTCGGCTGATCACCGCCATCAACGATCGTTTCCCTTTGGCCGCGCCGGCGGACCGAGAGTTCTCCATTGAGGTGGATCCACGCACCGTGGACCGCGCGCGAATCGCCCAGCTCGCCGAGTTGGGCTTCAACCGCCTGAGTCTGGGTGTCCAGGATTTTGACGCCGACGTGCAAAAGGCCATCAACCGCATTCAGGGGGTGCAGGACACCGCGGACGTGGTAGCGGAGGCGCGGGCCCAGGGCTTTCACTCCGTGAACCTCGATCTGATGTACGGCCTGCCGCTACAAACGCCGGAGCGGCTCAGCCGCACCCTGGATGCGGTGCTCGACATCCGGCCGGATCGGATCGCGCTCTACAACTACGCGCACATGCCGGAGATGTTCCGCATTCAGCGCCAGATTCGCGACGGGAGCCTGCCCGCCGCCGAGGAAAAGCTCACCCTGCTGATCGAGGCGATGCAGCGCCTGGCCGGCGCCGGCTACCGCTACATCGGCATGGACCACTTCGCCCTGCCGGGGGATGAGCTGGCCCAGGCCGCCGAGGACGGCACGCTCCATCGCAACTTCCAGGGCTACGCGACGCGGCCTGATCTCGACTTGATCGGGCTGGGTGCGTCATCCATTGGCCAGATTGGTGATGCCTACAGCCAGAACCGGCGCGATCCAGAAAGCCATGCAACGGCCGTGTCGGCGGGTGAGCTCCCGGTCTGGCGGGGTGTCGAGCTCACCGCGGATGACCGGCTGCGCCGGGATGTTATTCAGTCAGTCATGTGCCAGGGCACGATCGATTTCGAGGCGGTGGGTGAGCGCCATGGCATCGTGTTCAACCAGTACTTCGGTGACGCGCTCGAGGCCCTCACCCCGTTGGTGGATGACGGCCTGGTCACGATCGGTGAGCGTTCGCTGCAGGTGACCGACCGCGGTCAGTTCTTCCTGCGCAATGTGGCGATGCCCTTCGACGCCTATCTGGCCGAGGCCAGCAACGCGCGGCGTTTCTCGCGGGTGATCTAA
- a CDS encoding YbaN family protein: protein MAERPEGSSRKPQGLRERLMRQLWLALALLFVGLGSAGVVLPLVPTTPFLLLAAYCASRSSPALHAWLYSHPRFGPLLRNWRDHRAIPRRTKLLGIALIAASWTWMWITVEPLYLRLTVTAFMAFGVVFLATRPNGPSDERSDDE, encoded by the coding sequence ATGGCAGAGCGCCCGGAAGGGTCATCCCGCAAGCCGCAGGGGCTGCGTGAACGGCTAATGCGCCAGCTCTGGCTGGCGCTGGCGCTGCTGTTCGTCGGCCTGGGGAGTGCGGGGGTCGTGCTGCCACTGGTGCCGACCACGCCCTTTTTGCTGCTGGCCGCCTACTGTGCCTCGCGCAGCTCGCCGGCCCTGCACGCCTGGCTCTACAGTCATCCGCGCTTTGGGCCGCTGCTGCGAAACTGGCGCGATCACCGGGCGATTCCCCGGCGTACCAAGCTGCTGGGCATCGCCCTGATTGCTGCGAGCTGGACGTGGATGTGGATCACCGTGGAGCCGCTTTATCTGCGCTTGACGGTCACCGCGTTCATGGCCTTTGGCGTGGTGTTTCTGGCGACTCGGCCGAATGGCCCGTCAGATGAACGCAGCGACGATGAATAG
- a CDS encoding MAPEG family protein gives MTIAYICVFIAIFLPFVFAGLAKSEGQFDNARPRAWLERLEGWRQRAHWAQLNTFEAFPPFAAGVIIAHQLNASQTWIDGLAVAFLIFRGLYGYFYIADRATLRSTAWTGGFACVVGLFIVAAFI, from the coding sequence ATGACGATCGCCTATATCTGCGTTTTTATCGCCATTTTTTTGCCCTTCGTGTTCGCCGGGCTGGCCAAGTCCGAGGGCCAGTTCGACAACGCCCGGCCGCGGGCCTGGCTGGAGCGCCTGGAGGGATGGCGGCAGCGGGCGCATTGGGCCCAGCTCAACACGTTCGAGGCGTTCCCGCCGTTTGCCGCGGGCGTGATCATCGCCCATCAGCTCAATGCCAGCCAGACCTGGATCGACGGCCTGGCCGTGGCGTTTCTGATCTTCCGCGGGCTGTATGGCTATTTCTATATCGCCGATCGCGCCACGTTGCGCAGCACGGCCTGGACGGGTGGGTTCGCCTGCGTGGTGGGGCTATTCATCGTCGCTGCGTTCATCTGA
- the purD gene encoding phosphoribosylamine--glycine ligase → MKILVVGNGGREHALAWRLARSPRAETVYVAPGNAGTATEVGVQNVNVGAEDINGLRDLALQREIDMTMVGPEAPLAAGIVDAFTEVGLACLGPHQAAAELESSKAFAKDFLARHAIPTAAYETFDDLEAARATIEARGAPLVIKADGLAAGKGVTVALTLDEALLAAESMLDGAFGSASERIVVEDFLTGEEASFIALVDGDTVLPLASSQDHKARDAGDQGPNTGGMGAYSPAPVVTDAIHARILETVIRPTVQGLVAEGRGFRGFLYAGLMIDAEGTPRVLEFNVRLGDPETQPILMRLQSDPVDLFEAALQGRLDQHSVDWDPRPCLGVVLAAGGYPGPYERGHVIHGLPATDLSEQKVFHAGTALNAENAVVTAGGRVLCACALGDDILEAQRAAYDLAGGIHWTGSFMRTDIGHRAVAAQLNGGRS, encoded by the coding sequence ATGAAGATTCTGGTGGTCGGCAATGGCGGACGCGAACACGCCCTGGCCTGGCGCCTGGCGCGCTCACCCCGAGCCGAGACCGTGTACGTCGCCCCGGGCAATGCCGGCACGGCAACGGAGGTGGGTGTCCAGAACGTCAACGTCGGCGCTGAAGACATCAACGGCCTGCGGGACCTCGCCCTGCAGCGTGAGATCGACATGACCATGGTGGGCCCGGAAGCGCCGCTGGCCGCCGGTATCGTCGATGCCTTTACCGAGGTCGGCCTGGCCTGCCTCGGTCCGCATCAAGCCGCTGCAGAGCTGGAATCGTCCAAGGCCTTCGCCAAGGATTTTCTGGCCCGTCACGCGATTCCCACCGCCGCCTACGAAACATTTGACGACCTCGAGGCGGCCCGGGCCACTATCGAGGCCCGCGGCGCACCGCTTGTGATCAAGGCCGACGGCCTGGCCGCCGGCAAGGGCGTGACGGTGGCCCTGACGCTGGACGAGGCGTTGCTGGCGGCCGAGTCCATGCTCGATGGAGCCTTTGGCTCTGCCAGTGAGCGGATCGTCGTCGAGGATTTTCTCACCGGGGAAGAGGCGAGTTTTATTGCCCTGGTCGATGGCGATACGGTCCTGCCCCTGGCGAGCTCCCAGGATCACAAGGCGCGGGATGCCGGCGATCAGGGCCCCAACACCGGCGGCATGGGCGCGTACTCGCCGGCCCCGGTGGTGACCGACGCCATCCACGCCCGCATTCTGGAGACGGTGATCCGTCCGACCGTGCAGGGCTTGGTGGCCGAGGGGCGGGGTTTTCGCGGCTTCCTTTACGCCGGGCTCATGATCGACGCCGAGGGCACGCCCCGGGTGCTGGAGTTCAACGTCCGCCTGGGCGACCCCGAGACGCAGCCGATTCTCATGCGCCTGCAAAGCGACCCGGTGGATCTGTTTGAGGCAGCGCTCCAGGGCCGGCTCGATCAGCATTCAGTGGACTGGGATCCGCGGCCGTGTCTTGGCGTGGTGCTCGCGGCCGGTGGCTATCCGGGCCCGTATGAGCGGGGTCATGTGATTCACGGGCTGCCCGCGACGGATTTATCCGAGCAAAAGGTTTTTCATGCCGGCACGGCCCTGAACGCCGAGAATGCCGTGGTCACAGCCGGCGGGCGCGTCTTGTGTGCCTGTGCGCTGGGCGATGACATCCTCGAGGCGCAGCGCGCGGCCTATGATTTGGCCGGTGGCATTCACTGGACGGGCTCGTTCATGCGCACCGACATCGGCCATCGCGCCGTGGCGGCCCAGCTCAACGGAGGTCGGTCATGA